In Synchiropus splendidus isolate RoL2022-P1 chromosome 11, RoL_Sspl_1.0, whole genome shotgun sequence, the DNA window TCAGTCACCTGGAGGAACTGGTAGGTGATCCGAGAGTTGTGCACAGAGTCTGTGTCTAAGGCGATCACCTTGGCAACCAGAGAGCCTTTGTCAGTAGATCTGGggatcttctcctccaccactgaACCGTGAGCACGCCAGGGAGAGACGATCACTGGAGCATTGTCGTTCTGGTCCACGACGATGATGTGGACCGTCACGTTGCTACTGAGTGGAGGAGAACCAGAGTCTCTGGCCTCAACGTGGAAAAGAAACTCCTTCTCTATCTCATAGTCAAAAGTTTTCAGAGCAAAAAGATTCCCGTTCTCTGGGTTGATAGAGAACAGCATGGACATGGAGGTGTTGGCCGTCTCCCTCTCCAGGATGACGTAAACTAGATACTGGTTCTCATGGAGGTCAGGGTCAAACGCAGACAGTGAACCCAGCAGAGCTCCAGGTGCGTTATTCTCATTCACACGTATCGTATAGAAGGACTGAGGGAACTGAGGGACGTTGTCGTTCACGTCCAGCAGTTGTAGGGTCATAGTTTCATTGTCAGATAAAGGAGGAGAACCTCTGTCAGTCACACTGAAGGTGATCTCATATTCTGGAACCTTCTCACGGTCTAATGGCTCTGAAACTACCAACTCATAATAGTTATCAGAGGACTCCCTCAGTTTGAAAGGCATGTTATCTGGAATATGAAGATCAACCACTCCATTGTCTCCAGAGTCCTTATCGCTCACACTCACCACTGCTATCACTGTGTCTGTCGGTTCATTTTCTTTGATCGGACTTCTGAATGATTTAATAGAAATTTCTGGGTGGTTATCGTTCATATCTGTCACCTCTATCATCACTTTGCACTGTCCAGTCAGTGGCTTCGCTCCTTTGTCACTAACAATAATCTCCAtttcataatatttaaaatCCTCATAATTGATCATCTCCTTCACTCTAATTTCACCACTTTGAGGATTCAGTGTAAACATGTTCTGTGTTCTCTCTGACGTATATAAACTATATGTATAAGAGAGATCAGAGTTTAATCCTTCGTCTAAATCAGTGGCGTTTAATTTGATCACCAGACTTCCAATGGGGGAGTTCTCCATCACACTGACGGTGTATTTGTCTTGATCGAATGATGGGGCGTTGTCGTTCACATCCAGCACCCGCACAATGATGCTGGCTGTCCCGGTGCGCGCGGGTACCCCACCGTCCACAGCAGTGAGCGTCAGATGATGAACAGCCTGCTGCTCTCTGTTCAGAGTCTGTTTCAGGATCAGATCAGCGAATTTGGAGCCGTCTCTCCCCGTCTGTATTTCGATAGAGAAGTGCTCGCTTGAACTGAGGTGATAGTTCTTCACAGAATTCTCTCCCACGTCAGGATCCACTGCGTTGTTCAGAGAGTATCTCTCCCCCACCGCGCTTGACTCAGATATGTCCAGGTGCATTGTTCCGCGACGAAAATGAGGAGCGTTGTCATTGACATCCGTGATTTCCACCTCAATATTGAACATGCGGACGGGGTTTTCGATTGTTGCATCCAATTTAAGGAAGCAATTAGACTTTGCTGGACAAAGTGATTCTCTGTCGATCGGTTCCATAATCACCAGCTCGCCAGTGTCCTTATTGATGTCGATATATTTTTTGTTGGCGATGACATCAACGCGCATTTTCCTCTTGCGCAAGGTCTTCACGTCCAAACCCAAATCAGACGCCAAATTAGCGACAACAGAACCTTCCTCCATTTCCTCGGGGATAGAATAATGGGTGACACCGGACGCATCCTCCAAAATAAATgctattaaaataaatgcacaaacgTACCATGCGCCGACGTGTTGCCAAAGTTGGTGCGCCATGTTGATTTTAGATCCACTAACTGACGCCAAATTTGACGAGCTGCAAGACAACGGGCAACACAGGCTAATGCCGGACGTCTCCTTGAGCAAGACGTTGTACCGTCATCTCTGGGAGGAATTCATCCAATCAgatgagaggaaaacatgaCCTCACGAAGTATAAAGTTTTCTTGGAGAGCAGCGACAAAATTTGTTCCGACGCATGTTTAAACAAAACGTATATTAAACACAATATAAATATTTCTTCATCATTGCTAAATTGTTTTCTTAAATACTAACTTTTAATATTTTCACGTGAACATCTTTTCCAGTGTCAGCGCCATGGTGATTAAATGACGCACCACTACTTTTACGCGCAGCCACCTGTGGGCAAAGTGATACTCCTAAAGCCTGAAATAGCACTCGTGTGAGCAAAACAAGAGTTACTGACTTGTTGGCATCGTAATTTCAAACTGTAATGGGTTAACAGACTTAAATTTGCGAATGTGAGCGACAGCTGTtctacttgattttttttttttttttttttaatcctgataTTTGCATTTGCAGAGTTCATAACTTaccatttgaaaaacaagttgttctacgtattagtagtagtagtagtagcattgttgttgttgttttcagcatgtttgaaatgcaatgcattttccatttcttgtttttaaatttgtgtTCAGGGGGCAAAAATATTTGCTGAACCTCAAGGTAATTTAAGAACTACCATTAATCAATACAAAAGAAAATTgacgaataaaataaaataagatttcaAAGCAGTTGTTGATTTttcaaattgagaaaaaaagaatacacaACCAGGTATTTGTAGTTTCATTATGAATTTAACAACTAGTaaataaattgtatttaaaatgttcacCATTTTCATAGCTACATGGTGAAGGAATTGTTTTTGGTCATTGTTTGAACCTCTGAGTTTTTGGCAAGTAAAACGGCAAGTAAAAAGAAGTTAAAGCTGCTATGTGATGCATTATGCACATACTTTTTTCGCAACAGTCATACAAACAATAAACGGTCtaatcatgaaacagtatttcatATACCTGTAAAGGCATAAAAGCAAGACAATGATACACCGGATGATGTCACTAACTGTTATATGGAAACATACGGCACATAAGGTTCTGATGATGAAGGCGCTGCAGCAAGAGAGGAGAAAATTTACCTGTTCAAgaataaaatgtacatttaaCAACGAGACAGCAATATTTCTAAAATTACCTTCATTTTATACTTGTACATGACCTTCCATAAGGGAGAAATATTATTTAATTCTGATTCATAATATGAATCACTGATCACTCCAAATTAATGGCACTATTCCTCTCAGTACTTAATGTAAAAGTGATGATGCGATTTATTGATGAGGCAAAGAAGCAGCTCCATTGTTGTTTAGTTATCAACTCCACTTTACATTAATATAAGATTTGTTCATACAGTTTTTGAGATCGCATCAATGAAGCTTTGTAGTGACAGTTGCGTCGctatttttccaaaaaaaattaaagtttGATTATGCCTGATTATGATCCCATTTACAAAACCAAATATCCTGTGTTTATAGTGACAACAATTGGAAGTCACTTCATGACATAATATACATTCACAACTCGTAAATTTTATAACAAATGAGGAAATTTGACCAAAAACTAAGTAATTGATGAAATTTACAAAGACTTCTGGAACACGGACAGCAACTACACTTCAAACATTAAAGCCAGATGGGAGGCAGAATTTCACTCTGGAATATCAGCTGAAATATAGGACCAAATACGCGCTGAAGCTCACCAACCCTATACACATATAGTTTTAGAAATGTCATCTTATCTCGTCATTGCCTAAATTCTGGAACACAAACACTTCACAAATTGGCATTCTGGCAATGACATATATTTCTGGTTTCCTCAACACTCTTTTCGCTTATGATTGTTATTCTTTTTCCTAGATATTGTAACAGCACATGACAACCTTTTGTTATGTGTGTATTGACGTTCTTATGAACATTTCACAGCTGTGAAGGGCAGAATATTGCTACAATTTTGTAAactgctaaataaaaaaatgtaatagaCAGAAGgcatttgctttaaaaaatcTTAAAAGGAACACAATTATTTCTTGACGTCTCTTCACACAACAATGTGTTTCTAATGAAAATGGAGTTTAGATGTTGATGATGAACAGATGAAACATGATGGGTGGAATATTATTTTTCACTGTGTTATTTGCTACATGACGGCCACCAGAcatagaaaaagtaaaaaaaaatagagcaaCTGTGGTGATGCGGTAAAGTGTTTGGCTGATGGATAGGTAGTAGGAGGATAGGTAGGTAATTACAACAGAAATCGATCCACTGCAGTCTATGTGGAACTTTTTCATACCTGCAGAGTGGAGGCAGCAGAGTCACTGGTGTCGGTCACTCCAGTGCTCCTCGGTAAACTGGACACAATGTATCTGGAGCCCTTTGGCACAGGCTGTCGGACCACCAGTTTGCCTTTCCTGGTCTCTGCTAGGAACAGACTGTACCAGTAGGCATCGTTGGACACCAGAGTGGAATCTGCAATGGTGGAGTTCCTCTCACTGATCACACTGTTCCTGCTGGGAGGAGCTGCTTTGCTGCTCTTGGGCGTCTGACACTTGATCACGATGGTCACCAGTATGgtgatgagcagcaggaaggaCACTGAGGCCAGTCCAATCACCAAATACAAGTTGAGGTCTGAAAAGATGTCAT includes these proteins:
- the LOC128767095 gene encoding protocadherin alpha-C2-like isoform X2, with product MAHQLWQHVGAWYVCAFILIAFILEDASGVTHYSIPEEMEEGSVVANLASDLGLDVKTLRKRKMRVDVIANKKYIDINKDTGELVIMEPIDRESLCPAKSNCFLKLDATIENPVRMFNIEVEITDVNDNAPHFRRGTMHLDISESSAVGERYSLNNAVDPDVGENSVKNYHLSSSEHFSIEIQTGRDGSKFADLILKQTLNREQQAVHHLTLTAVDGGVPARTGTASIIVRVLDVNDNAPSFDQDKYTVSVMENSPIGSLVIKLNATDLDEGLNSDLSYTYSLYTSERTQNMFTLNPQSGEIRVKEMINYEDFKYYEMEIIVSDKGAKPLTGQCKVMIEVTDMNDNHPEISIKSFRSPIKENEPTDTVIAVVSVSDKDSGDNGVVDLHIPDNMPFKLRESSDNYYELVVSEPLDREKVPEYEITFSVTDRGSPPLSDNETMTLQLLDVNDNVPQFPQSFYTIRVNENNAPGALLGSLSAFDPDLHENQYLVYVILERETANTSMSMLFSINPENGNLFALKTFDYEIEKEFLFHVEARDSGSPPLSSNVTVHIIVVDQNDNAPVIVSPWRAHGSVVEEKIPRSTDKGSLVAKVIALDTDSVHNSRITYQFLQVTDATLFSLDQYNGEIRTMRMFSYRDPRHQRLVVVAKDNGEPALSATVTINLSTVETAVKSYSDMTEVPLEYDIFSDLNLYLVIGLGSVSFLLLITILVTIVIKCQTPKSSKAAPPSRNSVISERNSTIADSTLVSNDAYWYSLFLAETRKGKLVVRQPVPKGSRYIVSSLPRSTGVTDTSDSAASTLQYPK